The Mannheimia granulomatis sequence TTTTACATCAATACTACCTTGGAAACGACTTCCAAAGGCAAAGACTTTCTCAGCACAAACGTCTATGCAACGTCCACAAGTAATACAATCCTTCGATAAAATAACCGTACTCTCTTCCGGCTTACCGTGCAGCGGAGTTCGCAATACTTGTGGCTCAGGGCAAACGTTGTAGCAATCCATACAATTATCGCAACGATTGCGATCAACCACTTTGACCTTAATCAGGCTTTTCGCACCAATTAAGGCATAAGTTGCCCCAATCGGACAAAGATGCCCACACCAACCATGCTCAGCGACTAATAAGTCAAATAAGAACACAACCAACACTAACCAAAATGTTGCTCCTAAGCCAAATACAAAAGCTCTACCTAAAGCAGCAACCGGGTTAATCCACTCCCATAGCAACGAACCGGAGATCGCACTACCAATTAAAATCACGACTAAAATCACATAACGCAAATTGCGTGAAATTTTTGCTGTTTGGCGAATACCTAATTTACGTCTTAGCCAAGCAGCTGTGTCGGTAACCATATTCATCGGGCAAACCCAGCTACAAAAAAGCTTGCTACCGACAATGCCATAAAAAGCAACTATAATTAACGCCCCAGCAAGTACCGTCCATTCGGGGCGATAACCTGTTGCTAATACTTCTGCTGCCATTAGCGGGTCGGTCATCGGCACGGTATCCAGCAGTAAACTACCGCTATAATTACCTTTCAGAATCCAAACATTCCAAAGCGGGCCACTCATAAACATTAATATAATGCTTAACTGGCTTAAGCGTCTTAAAATCAAAAAACGATTTGCATGCCACCAGCCTAATTTCTGACGTGCTTCCAAACCTGCATTTTTAGGAGAATTTGCCGCCATTATTTCACCCCCTTAAGATTTAAGTCTAAATCAGGGAAATGCTCCGGAGCTTCAACGGTTGTAGAATTAGGCACATAGTGTTGTGTTGCACGGCTAGGCGTTATGACTTTCACATCAGGTTTAACCTGCATAGGTTGATATACCGGCTCGTGCAGCCCTTCCGGCATACGCGCCTCATAAGCCGGGCGCAAACCGTCCGGATGCACATCTTCAATTAAAGATTTTCCGGCATTTTGTTTTTCCTGCCAACCTAATCGATAATGGCGACCTAATAAACCTTTTGCCAAATCCATTGGTAACACTTTGATTGCAGCCTCTTCCAACACGCAAGCTTGCTCACATTTTCCGCAACCGGTGCAAGCATCGGAATGAACTGTTGGGATTAATTTTGCATGAATTGCTGTTCTATCGTTATGAATATTTTCAAGCGTGATTGCCTTATCAATTAAAGGGCAAACACGGTAGCAAACATCACAACGCAAGCCTTGCCAATTCAAGCATGTTTCGTGATCTAACAAAACCGCTAATCCCATTCGAGCATCATCAATATCTTTCAGCTCTTCGCTTAATGCCCCTGTTGGACAAGCATTCATACACGGAATATCAACACACATTTCGCACGGTTTATCCCGAGCAATGAAATAAGGTGTACCGGCTTCCACAGGTGAAATTAATGAAGCTAGATGCAACATATCGTAAGGGCAAGCCTGAACACATTGCCCACAACGAGTACAGGCACTGAGAAAATCTTGCTCAGGTAATGCCCCCGGTGGTCGCAGTGCTACACCTTCTCTGGCAAAGCTCTGTTGCTGCTGCAAGCCCAAAATCACTCCAACACCGCATATTCCTGCCGCAGTACGAGTGGCATTTTTCAAAAATTGTCGGCGATTTGGATCCATTTTCATTGTGGGTTCCTCTTGTTAAGCGGTCAAAATTTGCAAATTTTTTGCAAAATTGAACCGCTTGTTACATCCCCTCCACCAAGGAGGAGAGTGTTTTATTAAGCCTTAACCACCTTAACCGCACATTTTTTGAAGTCGGTTTCAAATGAAATTGGGTCTGTCGCATCTAACGTTACTTTGTTGATTAACTGACCTGCATCGAAGAAGGTTGAATAAATTAAACCTTCCGGACACTTATTACGGCCACGGGTATCTAAGTTCGATACATACTCACCACGACGCGAAATAACTTTCACTTTATCACCATGACGTAGACCTCGTTTTTTCGCATCGTTCGGGTGCATCCACACAAGGTTAGTTGGGAACGCTTTGTGTAATTCAGGGACACGACGGGTCATTGTGCCGGTGTGCCAATGTTCTAGTACACGGCCGGTACAGAACCATAAATCGTATTCTTCATCCGGTGCTTCTGCCGGTCCTTCATATGGAACACCTAAAATAACAGCTTTTTTATCTGCATTTCCGTAGAAAGAAACCCCTTCACCCGGTTGAACATAAGGGTCATAACCCTCACGGTAACGCCATAATGTTTCTTTGTATTCACCGGTTTTTTCATCTTTTACTACAGGCCAACGTAAGCCACGCACTTTATGATAAGTCTCAAAATCTGCTAAGTCATGACCATGTCCGCGACCAAATTCTGCATACTCCTCAAATAGACCTTTTTGAATGTAGTAACCAAAGTGATCCGCTTCGTCATTCATATAGCCCGGAATATTGGTTGGCACTTGGTAACTATCTACTTTTCCATTACGGTAAAGGATTTCATACAAAGTTTTACCACGTAATTCTGGTGCTTTTGCAACTAGCTCTTCCGGCCACACTTCTTCTACTTTAAAGTATTTAGAGAATTCAACAAGCTGCCATGTATCAGAGCGCGCATTTGCTGGTCCTTTAACTTGCTGACGCCAGAATTGGGTACGGCGTTCTGCATTACCGTAAGCCCCTTCTTTTTCCACCCACATACAGGTTGGGAGAATTAAGTCTGCAGCAACTGCTGAAACTGACGGGTAAGGGTCTGATACCACAATAAAGTTTTCAGGATTACGCCAGCCCGGGAAGATTTCTTCATTAATGTTCGGTCCACCCTGCATATTGTTGGTACACATCTGCCATAAGAAGTTGAGCTTACCGTCTTTTAATGCTCGGCTTTGTGCGGTTGCGTGGAAGCCCGGTACATCCGGAATCGCACCCGCAGGTAATTTCCATGCTTTTTCTACAATCTCACGATGTTTTGGATTGGTGACCACCATATCTGCCGGTAAACGGTGAATAAATGTCCCTACTTCACGCGCTGTACCACAAGCCGATGGCTGACCCGTTAAGGAGAAAGGTCCACAACCTTCCAATGCAATCTTACCGGTTAATAAATGTACGTTATACATCATGTGGTTTACCCACACACCGCGTGTATGTTGGTTGAAGCCCATTGTCCAGAATGAAACAATTTTTCTGTTTGGATCAGCATACATTTCCGCTAAAGCCTCTAACTGCTCTTTCGGCACACCTGAAATACGGTGCGCTTCTTCTAATGTATAAGGTGCAACGATTTTCTTAAATTCTTCGAAATCACTGTCATACATTTTACCTGCAGTTTTCGCATTGGTATTTTGTTGCAATTTGTGTTCAGGGCGTAAACCGTAACCGATATTGGTTTCACCACGTTTGAATTTGGTGTGTTTGTTTACGAAATCCCAGTTTACTTTATCGTTTTGGATAATGTAGTTCGCAATATAGTTTAAAATTGCTAAATCGGAATGTGGTTTAAACAAAATTGGGGTATCGGCTAATTCAAATGAACGATGCTCAAAGGTAGACATAACCACTACACGTACATTGTCATTCGATAAGCGACGATCAGAAATACGGCTCCATAAAATCGGGTGCATCTCCGCCATGTTTGAACCCCAAAGCACGAAAGCATCGGTTTTTTCGATGTCGTTATAGCAGCCCATCGGCTCATCCATACCGAAAGTACGCATAAAAGCAACCGCTGCTGATGCCATACAGTGACGAGCATTCGGATCAATCGTATTTGAACGGAAACCACCTTTCCAAAGTTTAACTTTTGCGTAACCCTCAAAAATCGTGGTTTGACCTGATGAGAACATCCCTACCGCATTCGGGCCTTTTGCTTTAATGATGGCTTTGATTTTCTCTGCCATAATGGTAAAAGCTTGCTCCCAAGAAACCGGCGTGAAATCACCGTTCTTATCAAATTTACCGTCTTTCATACGAAGCATCGGCTCTTGCATACGGTCTGCGCCGTACATCATTTTTGATAGGAAATAACCTTTAATACAGTTTAAACCACGGTTTACTTCTGCATCCGGATCACCTTGTGTTGCAACCACTTTACCGTCTTTGGTACCTACAAGTACGCTACAACCTGTACCACAATAACGGCACGGTGCTTTATCCCAACGAATGCCTGTATCATCTGCCTGAACGTTTTTCACAGGAATCATAATTCCTGCTGCCGCAGCAGCTGCTACAGCCGCGTTCGCTTTCATAAAATCTCTACGATTGAGTTCCATAACTATAGTCCCACGTTGACTTCAAAAAATAAAATTACTGCTCATCGATATAGTTAGAAATTAAAGACACTACAATCACACCTTTTATATCTTTAATCTGATCAATGCGATCTGAAAGGGCTAAATGCACATTGCTTTCAATCGTCACGACTAACTTACCTTCCTCTGCTTTCTCACCATGAATTTCAGTAAAAGGAATATTCAGAATCTCTGCTTTTACAGCATCTAATCTTTCTGGCTTTGCTTGTACCACAAGGCTACACACATACCAGTTTTCGTTTTCAGATAATTTTTCACTCATATTGATTTGCTTGTTGAATTTGAATTGCACCTGTCGGGCAAACGCTTACACAAGCCCCACAACCGGTACAACTTTCTAAATTTAACGTCATTTCAGCAATCCCGCCCAAACTTGGACGAAAACGGATTACTCTCATCTCACAGCTATCACCACAACTTCTGCACTCAGTTCCGTGCTTTAATAAGCAGCTTGGCTGAACATTGATTTTATGTGTCCAAGCTTCTTCGCTTGTCTCTCGAAACACGTCAACTTCACACGATTGCACACATTTTTCACAAAAAGTACATTCGCCACGGCTGAAATCCACTTCAGGATAACCGCCCGCTCCTTTTATCAGGATTTGCGTCTCACAAGTCTCAATACAGCGATGACAAGCGGTGCATTTTTCTAAAAAATTTGCTAAATTAGCCCAAGGCGGACGAATCGGCTCATGCCCCTGTTGGCTGACTTTCTCACTTTTTAAGGAATCTAAAAAATGCCCTTGTAAAAAGCTACGACGAGGGAATGATTGGTTTGAAATATTGGTCAAGAAAACACCATTTTTAATATCACCAGCATACGTTGATTATCTAATGTTCACTGAATATCGTTCATTCCTCAAACGGGGTATTTGATTGTTAATTCACGAAAACATTGATTTTCATCAAAGAAAATCAAGTTAAAATCCGCTATCTATAAATTGTTACATCAAAATATTTAAGGTGAGAAATATATGAACCACCTCATTATTTATGCCCATCCCAATCCAAACAGTTTTAACCATGCTATTTTAAATAAAACGGTTGAATCCTCTTCTTCATCCAAAGTTATAGTAAGAGATCTTTACCAACTTGATTTCTCTCCCACGCTAAGTTGGCATGAGCTTAAACAAAGCTTTAGCCGGCAATATTTCTTAGACGTTGCCAGAGAACATCAATATTGGCGAGAAGCCGACCTTATTACTTTAATTTATCCGATTTGGTGGATGGGGTTTCCGGCGATTTTAAAAGGCTATTTAGACCGTGTATTAAGTTATGATTTTGCCTACCGTAACGGGGAAACTGAAAGCATTGGCTTACTCACAGGCAAGAAAATGCAACAGTTTGTCACACTCGGTAATTCAAACGAAAAATATGAGAGAAAAGGTTTTTTATCTGCTTTCGAACATACTCTAGGGAAAGGGTTATTTGAGTTCTGTGGTATTAAGGAGGTAAAAATGCACTATTTTGGCAATGTAGGGCTAAAAGAGACCGATTATGCAGCCATCTTGCAACAAGTATCGGTTTCTTGTCGAGAAATGTTAGAATAAATTTGCAAAAAATTGAGTAAAAATAACCGCTTGTCGCCAAATTTTAAGCGACAAGCGGTCTTATTTTCACACTTTTTTGCAAAAGCCTAGTCAATCGGTGGAACGTAAGTGCCGTTTACAATCGAATCTTTAATACGATCTGCTTCTGCCAATACTTGTCCTAATAATGCTTTCACATTTTCAAGGGTGGCGATTGGGCTTAAAGTCGTCATCTTCAGCGATTGATTACTGCCTACTTTTGTTACCCCAATATTCGCCTCACCGCGGGCAAAAAGTTCATCCGCCACATTTTGGTTAAGTGTATCTACAAACTCTGCCGGATACCCCTCTGGCACAACACGGAATAACACCGAGGCAAATTGTGCAGGCACAAGCATTTCCAAGTCTTTCGTCTCAGTAATATAAGCCTCAACTTCTTTTGATAAGTAAACACCGTGGTCAATCATTGAAGCGTATAAATCTTCACCTAAGGCTTCCACTGTAAACCACAATTTTAACGCATCAAAACGGCGGGTAGTCTGTAACGATTTCGCCACTAAGTTTGGCACACCATGTTCTTCATCATATTCTGAGTTTAAGTAGTCTGCCTTGTAATCAATGAAACGGTAATTCGCTTCATCTTTTAACAAGAAAGCACCACAAGAAATAGACTGGAAGAAATGTTTATGGAAATCCAGTGTAATTGAATCGGTTAACTCAATACCATCTAAGAAATGACGGAAATCTTTCGATAACAATAACGCACCACCCCAGGCTGCATCCACATGAACCCAAGCTTTGTATTCATCCGCTAACTTACGAATCGCTTTCAGATCGTCAATCGCTCCGGCATCGGTTGTTCCTGCTGTTGCCACAATACAAGCCACAATTTTGCCTTCGGCTTTTAACGCAGCAAGGGTTTTGGCAAGTGCATCAACATCCATTTGAGCATTTGCATTTGAAGGGACAGTTACCACAGATTGGAAGCCCATTCCCATCATTGCCATATTTTTTTGCACTGAAAAGTGAGCATTTTCCGAACAAACTACTTTTACATTTTTCATGGCATCGGCAGGAATACCATCAACCTGTACCGACCACTCTGAACCATCATCTTTTTTCCAATGATTTGCAATTGCCCAATCACGTGCTAATAACACACCCATTAAGTTCGATTGCGTGCCGCCAGAGGTAAATACACCTGATGTGCCTTTACCATAGCCGACTTTTTGGCGTAACCAATCAATTAAATGCTCTTCCATAATCGAACCAGCCGGGCTTTGATCCCAAGAGTCCATTGATTGGTTAGTCGCATTAATCAGCACTTCCGCAATTTGGCTGGTGACCATTGTCGGACAATGTAAATGAGCTAATGAGTGCGGATGGTGTACTTTTAAACTTGGATTTAAGAAAATATCGACCAAATGCTCTAGCGATTTTTGCACTCCAACGCCTTCTTTAGTCGGCTTGAAGCCATCAATTAAAGCCCGCATTTGCTTAATTGAACCACCGGTGTACATTTTTTCGTTTTTAAGCCAATTTGAAACTGCTTTCACCGCATTATTCATTGCTGTTTCATAATCCGCAATAGATTGTGGATCACTACAAAACAGGGATTGTCTGTGTTTGGAAATATCGGTCATTTTGTTCTCTCATCTATTCTATACACAAGACAAGCGGCCAAAATTTGCAAATTTTTTGCAAAATCTAATCGCTTGTATGATTAACCACGCACTGCTTTTACTGCTTCAGCAACAGATTTTTTGAAGCGCTTGATAAACTCTTCACATTCTGCTTGGGTGATATTTACTGCACAAAGAATACGTACCACGTTACCACCACGGCCACCACGCTCTAATAACAGTCTGTTTTTAAAACAGTATTTTTGAATCGCGACAGCTAAATCACAATCGCGTGGGTATGCACCGGTTGCATCCTGAGGCTTATGCTCATCAACAATATCAATACCCATCATTAAGCCTTTACCACGCACGTTACCGATACAAGGGAACTCTTGGCTTAATTCGCCTAATGCTTTAGTTAAGTACTCGCCTCGCTCTTTTGCATTTTGAGCCAAGTTTTCTTCACGCATAATTTTTAATGATACATAACCTGTCGCCATTGCTAATTGGTTACCACGGAATGTGCCTGTGTGACCTGCCGGCTGCCACGCATCAAATTCTTTTTTGATTGCTAATACCGCTAATGGCAAACTACCGCCAATCGCTTTAGACATCACGACGATATCCGGCTCAATGCCTGCATGCTCAAAAGCAAACATTTTGCCTGAACGACAGAAACCGGCTTGCACTTCATCCACAATCATTAAAATACCGTGTTTTTGTGTTACTTCACGCACTTTTTGTAAGAAGCTGATTGGAGCCGGTACCACACCGCCTTCACCTTGAATTGCTTCAAGAATAACAGCTGCCGGTTTTACGACACCACTTTCAACATCTTCGATAAAGTTTTCAAAATAATGCTCAACTGCTTTTGCACCGGCCTCACCACCAATGCCAAACGGGCAGCGGTATTCATGTGGATAAGGCATAAATTGCACACCCGGCATCAAACCTTGTACCGCATTTTTTGCACTTAAGTTACCGGTTAAAGATAAAGCACCGTGAGTCATACCATGGAAACCACCGGAAAACGCGATCACATTGCCACGACCTGTATAAGTTTTTGCTAATTTGATTGCTGCTTCATTAGCATCTGCACCAGATGGACCGGTAAATTGTAAGATGTATTTATCTTTAGGGAAGAAAGATAATAGTTCTTCAGTAAATGCATCTTTTAATGGAGTAGTAATATCTAAAGAGTGTAATGGCAAACCACTATCTAACACATCTTTGATAGCTTGCATTAACTGAGGATGGTTATGACCTAATGCTAGGGTTCCTGCACCTGCTAAAAAATCAAGATATTCATTGCCTTCAACATCCGTTACCCAAACACCTTGTGCTTTTTGATATGCAAACGGTAATTTACGAGGATAACTACGTACGTTGGATTCCATTGCATCTTGGCGATCTAAAAAGTATTGGTTTGAAGCAAGAACTGCTTGAACAGGAGTTTTAATTGTCATGTCAAAATAAACCTTCTGAAAGAGGTGAAAAAAATAAGTCGGGTGCCTTGCGGGAAGCCTAAGCTTTCTTATCCTAAAAGATAAGATGCCATGGGGCATTTGACTCGCTACTTATTAAAAAAAGCGTTTCAGCTTTTTTGTTTTTACCCTATATCTCCCTAAGAAATGAAATTGGGATAGGTTGGAAACAGACTTAAATGTAGGGCTACGTTTAAGAGGCGTAATGATACTTTTTTTGTTATAAAAAAGAAAGTTTTTTTGCCTAAAATGTCCGCAAAAATCAAGAAAATCAGAGTGAAGTTAATAAAAAACCCGACATAAAGTCGGGCTTCTCATATTTAAAACAAAATTATTTGATTTTTGCTTCTTTGTAGATAACGTGTTTACGCACAACTGGATCAAATTTTTTGATTTCCATTTTTTCCGGCATATTACGTTTGTTTTTATCTGTTGTGTAGAAATGACCTGTTTCTGCAGTAGAAACTAAACGGATTTTCTCACGAGCACCTTTAGCTGCCATGTTTTAGCTCCTTAGATTTTTTCGCCACGAGCACGGATTTCAGCTAATACTGCATCAATGCCTTTTTTATCAATAATACGCATACCTTTCGCAGTTAAACGTAAGGTTACGAAACGGTTTTCACTCTCAACCCAGAAACGGTGAGTGTGTAAGTTAGGTAAAAAACGACGACGAGTCGCGTTTAATGCGTGTGAGCGGTTGTTACCAACTGCTGGACGCTTGCCTGTTACTTGGCAAACTCTTGACATTTTAATTCTCCAATATGACTTAAGCTTAAGCTTGATGGTTTGGGTTTATCAGGGTTTTCACCTTCTGACTACCTCGTCAGGTAACACCCATCCCACGATTATGTTTTAAAGACTGCCGATTATACTGACTTTGTTCGACTCATTCAAGTCATTATTTGCTAATTATTTATCTCTTTTAGTTCCAGTTTTTCTTCTGCAAATGAAAAATAATCACCTTTGCCTACAATAATATGATCAACAAAGCGAATATCGACCAGTTCACATGCCATTTCAATCTTCTTCGTTAAACTTCTATCAGATTCGCTAGGTAAGCAGGAGCCGGAAGGGTGATTATGCGCAACAATAATCGCAGCTGCATTATATTTTAATGCCCGCTTAATAATTTCCCGGGGATGAACTGCAGTTTGA is a genomic window containing:
- the napH gene encoding quinol dehydrogenase ferredoxin subunit NapH, which encodes MAANSPKNAGLEARQKLGWWHANRFLILRRLSQLSIILMFMSGPLWNVWILKGNYSGSLLLDTVPMTDPLMAAEVLATGYRPEWTVLAGALIIVAFYGIVGSKLFCSWVCPMNMVTDTAAWLRRKLGIRQTAKISRNLRYVILVVILIGSAISGSLLWEWINPVAALGRAFVFGLGATFWLVLVVFLFDLLVAEHGWCGHLCPIGATYALIGAKSLIKVKVVDRNRCDNCMDCYNVCPEPQVLRTPLHGKPEESTVILSKDCITCGRCIDVCAEKVFAFGSRFQGSIDVKNI
- the napG gene encoding ferredoxin-type protein NapG, with the translated sequence MKMDPNRRQFLKNATRTAAGICGVGVILGLQQQQSFAREGVALRPPGALPEQDFLSACTRCGQCVQACPYDMLHLASLISPVEAGTPYFIARDKPCEMCVDIPCMNACPTGALSEELKDIDDARMGLAVLLDHETCLNWQGLRCDVCYRVCPLIDKAITLENIHNDRTAIHAKLIPTVHSDACTGCGKCEQACVLEEAAIKVLPMDLAKGLLGRHYRLGWQEKQNAGKSLIEDVHPDGLRPAYEARMPEGLHEPVYQPMQVKPDVKVITPSRATQHYVPNSTTVEAPEHFPDLDLNLKGVK
- the napA gene encoding nitrate reductase catalytic subunit NapA → MELNRRDFMKANAAVAAAAAAGIMIPVKNVQADDTGIRWDKAPCRYCGTGCSVLVGTKDGKVVATQGDPDAEVNRGLNCIKGYFLSKMMYGADRMQEPMLRMKDGKFDKNGDFTPVSWEQAFTIMAEKIKAIIKAKGPNAVGMFSSGQTTIFEGYAKVKLWKGGFRSNTIDPNARHCMASAAVAFMRTFGMDEPMGCYNDIEKTDAFVLWGSNMAEMHPILWSRISDRRLSNDNVRVVVMSTFEHRSFELADTPILFKPHSDLAILNYIANYIIQNDKVNWDFVNKHTKFKRGETNIGYGLRPEHKLQQNTNAKTAGKMYDSDFEEFKKIVAPYTLEEAHRISGVPKEQLEALAEMYADPNRKIVSFWTMGFNQHTRGVWVNHMMYNVHLLTGKIALEGCGPFSLTGQPSACGTAREVGTFIHRLPADMVVTNPKHREIVEKAWKLPAGAIPDVPGFHATAQSRALKDGKLNFLWQMCTNNMQGGPNINEEIFPGWRNPENFIVVSDPYPSVSAVAADLILPTCMWVEKEGAYGNAERRTQFWRQQVKGPANARSDTWQLVEFSKYFKVEEVWPEELVAKAPELRGKTLYEILYRNGKVDSYQVPTNIPGYMNDEADHFGYYIQKGLFEEYAEFGRGHGHDLADFETYHKVRGLRWPVVKDEKTGEYKETLWRYREGYDPYVQPGEGVSFYGNADKKAVILGVPYEGPAEAPDEEYDLWFCTGRVLEHWHTGTMTRRVPELHKAFPTNLVWMHPNDAKKRGLRHGDKVKVISRRGEYVSNLDTRGRNKCPEGLIYSTFFDAGQLINKVTLDATDPISFETDFKKCAVKVVKA
- a CDS encoding chaperone NapD codes for the protein MSEKLSENENWYVCSLVVQAKPERLDAVKAEILNIPFTEIHGEKAEEGKLVVTIESNVHLALSDRIDQIKDIKGVIVVSLISNYIDEQ
- the napF gene encoding ferredoxin-type protein NapF, yielding MTNISNQSFPRRSFLQGHFLDSLKSEKVSQQGHEPIRPPWANLANFLEKCTACHRCIETCETQILIKGAGGYPEVDFSRGECTFCEKCVQSCEVDVFRETSEEAWTHKINVQPSCLLKHGTECRSCGDSCEMRVIRFRPSLGGIAEMTLNLESCTGCGACVSVCPTGAIQIQQANQYE
- a CDS encoding NAD(P)H-dependent oxidoreductase gives rise to the protein MNHLIIYAHPNPNSFNHAILNKTVESSSSSKVIVRDLYQLDFSPTLSWHELKQSFSRQYFLDVAREHQYWREADLITLIYPIWWMGFPAILKGYLDRVLSYDFAYRNGETESIGLLTGKKMQQFVTLGNSNEKYERKGFLSAFEHTLGKGLFEFCGIKEVKMHYFGNVGLKETDYAAILQQVSVSCREMLE
- the ddc gene encoding L-2,4-diaminobutyrate decarboxylase encodes the protein MTDISKHRQSLFCSDPQSIADYETAMNNAVKAVSNWLKNEKMYTGGSIKQMRALIDGFKPTKEGVGVQKSLEHLVDIFLNPSLKVHHPHSLAHLHCPTMVTSQIAEVLINATNQSMDSWDQSPAGSIMEEHLIDWLRQKVGYGKGTSGVFTSGGTQSNLMGVLLARDWAIANHWKKDDGSEWSVQVDGIPADAMKNVKVVCSENAHFSVQKNMAMMGMGFQSVVTVPSNANAQMDVDALAKTLAALKAEGKIVACIVATAGTTDAGAIDDLKAIRKLADEYKAWVHVDAAWGGALLLSKDFRHFLDGIELTDSITLDFHKHFFQSISCGAFLLKDEANYRFIDYKADYLNSEYDEEHGVPNLVAKSLQTTRRFDALKLWFTVEALGEDLYASMIDHGVYLSKEVEAYITETKDLEMLVPAQFASVLFRVVPEGYPAEFVDTLNQNVADELFARGEANIGVTKVGSNQSLKMTTLSPIATLENVKALLGQVLAEADRIKDSIVNGTYVPPID
- a CDS encoding diaminobutyrate--2-oxoglutarate transaminase — its product is MTIKTPVQAVLASNQYFLDRQDAMESNVRSYPRKLPFAYQKAQGVWVTDVEGNEYLDFLAGAGTLALGHNHPQLMQAIKDVLDSGLPLHSLDITTPLKDAFTEELLSFFPKDKYILQFTGPSGADANEAAIKLAKTYTGRGNVIAFSGGFHGMTHGALSLTGNLSAKNAVQGLMPGVQFMPYPHEYRCPFGIGGEAGAKAVEHYFENFIEDVESGVVKPAAVILEAIQGEGGVVPAPISFLQKVREVTQKHGILMIVDEVQAGFCRSGKMFAFEHAGIEPDIVVMSKAIGGSLPLAVLAIKKEFDAWQPAGHTGTFRGNQLAMATGYVSLKIMREENLAQNAKERGEYLTKALGELSQEFPCIGNVRGKGLMMGIDIVDEHKPQDATGAYPRDCDLAVAIQKYCFKNRLLLERGGRGGNVVRILCAVNITQAECEEFIKRFKKSVAEAVKAVRG
- the rpmG gene encoding 50S ribosomal protein L33, which translates into the protein MAAKGAREKIRLVSTAETGHFYTTDKNKRNMPEKMEIKKFDPVVRKHVIYKEAKIK
- the rpmB gene encoding 50S ribosomal protein L28; translated protein: MSRVCQVTGKRPAVGNNRSHALNATRRRFLPNLHTHRFWVESENRFVTLRLTAKGMRIIDKKGIDAVLAEIRARGEKI